The genomic interval AGATTACTTCGGGACCCTGCACAATCCACCGCGTATCGCCAATTCCTAGCGGAATATTTAGAATTGCACCACATGGAACCGGCCGCTCCTattaaaaatccaaattccgGTCATTATTACATCCCGCATCACGCCGTTGTCAAAAGAGACAGTGATACCACACCGTTGCGCGTCGTATTCAACGCATCCTGTGCCACATCCACGGGCAAATCGCTCAACGATTGTTTATTAATCGGACCCAAACTACAAAATGACTTACCCTCCGTATTACTCCGTTGGCGCCACTTTCAATACGTTTATACAGCTGATAGTGCGAAAATGTACCGCCAAATTTTATTAGACCCTCGTGATCGCGATTACAAACGAATATTGTGGCGATCCACTTTTTCTGATCCAATTTCGGAATTCCGTCTCTGTACCGTGACATACGGAACATCTCCTACAGCATACTTAGCGCAACGGGTGATAAAACAACTCGTTGAGGACGAAGGGTCCCCTTTCCCGTTAGCCATTCCGGTCTTAAACAATCAAAGTTATGTCGATGATTTTTTATTCGGAGCTGAAGATCAGCAGCTTGCTATACAAACTCGCGATGAAGTAGTTGCATTGCTTAATAAAGGTGGCTTTCATTTACGGAAATGGGCGAGCAATTGTTCTTCCCTACTAGAGGGCATTGAAAGATCAGGCCATGGTCTTGCCTGTGAAAAATCCATAGACGCCGACGAACACTTAAAGATTCTCGGAGTTTCGTGGCATCCCGGAACTGACACCGTAAAATTTCAGGTTAACATGCCAACGACCTGCGCGACCACCAAGCGCGGCATTCTATCCGTTATCGCTAGATTATTTGACCCCCTCGGTCTCGTGACTCCAGTCACAATAACTGCCAAAATCATGATGCAAAATTTATGGCTATTACAATGCGATTGGGACGAAACAGTGCCCTCCACTTTACTTCGCGAGTGGCAGCGGTATTACGACGCGCTGCACACTCTCCGCAACATCTCAATTCCTCGTTGGAATTACCAAAATTCTCGTAGTTTGCAATATTCTCTCCACGGTTTTGCCGATGCTTCGAATCACGCGTACGCTGCTGTGGTTTACAGCCGCGTAATCAATCCAAACGGTTCCGTTTCCATGACTTTGCTTATGGCTAAAGCCAAGGTCGCTCCCGTCAAAACGGTGAGCATTCCTCGTCTAGAATTATTAGCGGCTTATCTGTTATCTCGACTCATGGTCGTAATCCGCTCTGCCCTTCAGTTCGACAATATTCCATGTCATTGCTGGACTGACTCCACAATTGTTTTATCGTGGCTCCGACAACAGCCTTCCCAGTGGCAAACCTTTGTCGCGAATCGAGTGTCCAAAATCCAAAATGCTTTACCCGACGTCACGTGGCTACACGTTCCTACGCGTGAAAATCCCGCGGACTGCGCTTCACGTGCTCTCTCCGCCTCTGAGTTGCAGAATCATTCCCGACACGTTCGACCAGCCGAACGTCTTGCATTTACACGAAATCCAGCACGCCAAAATTATCATCCTTCGTCTCATTCAGCGTGAGTCATTTCCCCAGGAAGTAGAGATACTCACAACGAAGCAAAAAATTTCAAGCTCCAGCCCCTTAGCACCTCTTAACCCTTTCCTTGACGCCGACGGTTTAACACACGTGGGAGGGCGTCTTCACAAATCTAACCTTCCTGATAAAACAAAACACCCCATAGTCCTTCAATCCCATCCCGTCGTAGATGCATTAATATCGCACCATCATTTGCGTAATCTGCATGCTGGACCATCGCTTACGTTAGCTTCACTCCGCgatgaattttggattttgcgCGCTCGGTCTGTTATTCGCGCCGTACTGCATCGGTGCGTACCATGCACGCGAGAAAACGCACTAGTCCCAACGGAGCTGATGGGAACCTTACCGGCCGTGCGCATAAATCGTGCAGTTAGAGCGTTCCTTCATACCGGTGTTGACTACGCCGGACCCATACTCGTGCGCAATGCATCAGGACGCGGGCACAAATCGCACAAAGCGTATATAGCCTTATTCATTTGCATGACAACTACAGCAATACATTTAGAATTAGTTCACGATTATGGGTCCGCTGCCTTTATTGCCGCATTGCAACGATTTATTTCGCGTCGCGGATTACCACAAAGCCTATATTCCGATAACGGTACAACATTTCAAGGGGCAAACCGCGAACTGACCGATGCGCATCGACGCGCTATTCGCGACCCTAACTTTCTAAATAGATTAGTTTCAGACTCCATAACCTGGCACTTTTTACCACCGGCTGCCCCCCACTTCGGTGGCTTATGGGAGGCAGGCGTTCGAAGCGTCAAGCGACATCTAAATCGTTGCATCggcaatcacacgctcacagcGGAAGAGATGACCACCTTTTTATGTAGAATCGAAGCGTGTTTAAATTCTCGCCCTATCGCCGCAGTGTCAGAAAACCTCGAGGATTACTGTCCGTTAACTCCGGGTCATTTTTTGATAGGCGCCCCATTGATTGGACTTCCTGAGCCTACCGTACTCGATATCAACGAGCAACGTCTCTCTCGTTGGCAGTTAGTGCAGCGAATCACCGAGGGTTTCTGGCGAGCCTGGTCAAAAGATTATTTATCTACACTGCAACAACGACCCAAATGGCGTACCGTGCAGCATCTCGCGAAAGTAGGCCGTCTTGTGTTGTTACGCAACCCTTTAACGCCTCCTAGCCAATGGAACCTCGGACGCATCGTGTCCTGCCATCCCGGCGACGACGGACTTACTCGCGTGGTCACCGTGAAGACCGCCAAAGCCTCCTATATTCGACCGATCGCAAAAGTGTGTTTTTTACCCGTCGATATTAACGAAGAAACCGTATCCGCGGAGAGCATGGCGGGCGGAAATTTAAGCGAAAACTCTCACGCCTCGTAGCTCGGTCCGAAATGCTTTGTAATTGTTATCTTTTCCGTAAGTGTATATTTGCGTTTAGCGTCGTGTTTATTGTATTCGTCTCTGCGATTATGCATTCTGCTCTGTATCATAACAACTTGTAAATAGCGTCGCGTGCGTTTGACGTTTCGAATGTAAACATTCGAGGCGGGCGGTATGTTTAGAATCTAAGAAATAGCCGGTTACCTTTTCAAAATTGCTCGTATTCGACGTCCGTACCCGTTCCCCCCCTTGCCGAACCTCTAACAATATAAATACGGCCCAGCCGACCGTGTCCTTATCCATATTACCGTATTACCTGTCGCATTAACTATTTATATCAACACCAGAAAACCGCTAATCTCGCCGTTAAAGTTTCTTCTAATAATCCGCGTACAAGTTATTTTATCGTTCTTTTTTGTTGTCTGTTGCTTTGTCCAATAAACTTAAGTTTTTGTGAACGTTACAATCGAATTGCATCATTTGCGTCCAAGTGCACCACTCCAATTCCGCTTTAACCAGCGTCCGAAacacaagtttttaaattttcaactctacGATATACAATCCACAATACTCATACTCAACctcataaattaattaatttaattaattcaattaattaattcgttaaattcattaaatccatccaattcatcaaattcagcAAATCACAACCTCTTACAAGCTACATATGGTTGCAATAGTAATCCTAGCTAGCCAGTAAGCTTAGTATTCGTAGTAATCGTAGTAATCTTAGCTAACCAGACAAATAAATAATGTGGCATGACAAAAACACAAAACACAAAATACAAGACACAAGCATATATATCCGTATactcttttatatttatacaacagGATTATAGTACTATATTACCATATTAGTATAtcactgtattattgtattattgtataatgTGTTATGTGGGCCAGGAGGTGATACGGCATTGCCATTAATTTAGATAGCTATTTTGATTGAAAATCGGCGAAAGGAAATGCAGAGGCAGGAAAGGTAGGAAAACCAGAGTAAGGAAAGGAAGATAGGATAAGGCAAGGGTAGGAGAAAGAGGGAAGCAAAGGAAGGGAGAGGAGTGAGAAGGGCTAGGCAAGGTTACAAGGAAAGGTAAAAAAGGTGCAGGGACAGTCGAGAATAGGTAGAGACAGTGGTAAGAAGTGTGAGAACGACAGTGAAAAGTGAGCATAGTGAGCAGAAGATTAATTGGAAATAGCAGGGAGATAAAATAGAAGAAGGTAAGTGCACTACAaacaattgttaaatattagcAGAAACACTATATTAAATAGAGACACATAAGGTAAGGTGACGACAAGACAAGTTAAGCAGCTAATAAACAAAATAACCAGATTAATTTAGAATTACTAAGAGGACTGAGGAAGCAAACGAAGATTAAAATTCCAATTCCGCGAagattaaaattccaaaattccaatttcggGCCTAACTCAGGCTAGGAGCATACACATTATAAAATCACGGACACAGAAATTTACAAGATTTATAAGGTTTATgaggtttataaaatttataaaatttataaagtttataaagcttataaaaatttataaaatatatacaatttatacaaactAATACATAGACTTATACTTCTACTTAGGGTCGCACTTGCACTTATACATACACTTTTACACTTATATAGTTTTTATCAATTTACTTTATCTATCTCAGTCTCCAGTCCTTCAGGATGCTTACCAaaatttaattgatttaattagaTTAATGAAGTTAATCTAAgtcgaattaattaaattaaattaattaaaaaacatcaTACATGTAGATTCACTATTCTTCCTTTCCTCATTCCGGCATTTCTCTTTCTGGCTGACATTCCTCCTTTTGGCTGACTTTCCTTCTCTTTTGCCATGCTATGATAATATCTGTACTTACACGCTTCTGCGCGCgccctctctctctcctcttTTGCAGACGAAATGGAAATGTTTGCTAAAGTCAAAGGGTCCAAAACACCGGGCAGGGATGTGGCAGACATGATGGAGAGGATCCGCGAACAGATAAACGGGAGACTTGAGGACAGCGAGCGGGCCcgaaaggagagagaagaaggagaaaagaaGCATAGCGGAGCCAAGGGAAAAGGGAAAAAGAGGACAAGACAAGAGGACCAGGGTAAAGGAAACAAGGGAAAAGCGAAAGAACGGAGGATATGGAAAGATGAGGATGAAGAGGATCTAAACAAAACATTAATGGAGGCAGCGGAGGCGGTAGAGGAAGCGGAGGCGTCCATGAGCGAGTTTGATCAGATTTTCAGGTGGGAAGAAGATAGCTCGCAGGATCTGCCACGCCCAAGCAGCAGCTCTACGCCGACACTAAGGGGAGAAGGTATCAAGGAAACTGGAGGAAGGAGGAGCAGCAAAGGCGGAGACAACGAGGAGAACACAGTAAGAGGCAAGAAGAGGAGCAGCATACCGATGGCGACGGAGGAGGAGAGACTCGAGCAAGAAACCGGAAAAGTCAAGATAAGGCAGGTCGAAATATTACAGCCGGTAGTTAAGGTCATGCGGCTACAAACTGACGAAGCTAGGGGTAGTAAGATGGAAGCTGTAGGCAAGGGAGAAGAAGAGACAGGGACGGGAGCGAAGCAGGAGGAGGAGCAAAAGCTCATAAGATTGATTAGGGAAATGAGGGCCAACTTCGAAAAAGACAAGGAGGCCAGGGGTAAACGGAGCGAGGAGAAACGGGGGGATGATGACGAAAACAGAAAACGGGACGAAGACAGGGAAATCAGAGAGGGGAAGAAGCAGAAAGAAGGAGGAAAGGGATGTGAAGAAGGAAAGGGGGACAAGAAGGGAAGGAAAGGGGGGAACAGAGGAGAAGAAGTTATACTTATTAAGTATCCCAGAGAAGATATAGGATATTGGGGAGCGGTCAAATGGCTGAAGACGGTGGTAGGAGAGTATTCGGAGAATTTCCAGGAGATAAGGGATACAAGGAAAGGGGACATTCTTATAGCAATAAAGAACGgtaaggggggggggggggggaagtAGCAGGGAATGTTCAAGTAAAATTAATAGGGAAGGCGAGGGAAGGTGGTACGCACGAGTACATTCGGACACTGTCGAGATTGCGGTAAGAATAACAGATCCGGACCTGGACAAAGAAGAGCTACTGAGAGCTTATGGGGAGAGCAGACTAGGGAAATTTGTTAAGAATGGTGACATCAGATTCAGATGCATTAAGGGGCCGGAGGGCACGTGTCACAGGACTGCCTACTTAGACTGCACGAGGGAAGCTGCCAAGGAGATGATGCAGGAGAAGGAAATTCGTACCAAATGGCAGGAGTTAAGGCCCTTCTTTCCAAGGAGGAAACTTGAAGGTGAGGATAGGAGGAAGATAAAGGACGGAAAGGGCAACACGGGAGCGAAGACGGAAACGAGGAAGGAAGATGAGGAAACGACGGAAATAGAGCGGTGGGCCAAACCTGGCACGAGTAAAGAGCCATGGTAGGAGACGGCTTCAACATACAACACGCAGCAGGATAAATGAAAAGCAGCGGCGGGAAATTAGAATTAacaacatatatttatattttttttttatatttatatttatatatatatttatatttctatttttatttatatttatatattttatgcaaCATACGCTACATATAACGCAATTAATATAGCATATACTCACTAGCATAGTTATACATATACGCTTATATTTACTcgcatttatacatatatattatctaCTATTTACCTGcccatatttattattcattactcATAGTTATTTGTatctattttcatatttccatatttatttCTACTAGTATTAGACACGCTTAGACTCGCACACATGTGCGCCTACATTCATAGGGAACACTAATGTACAAACATACACGTATACCTATGTATGCCCACAGAAATGGGcgcttat from Megachile rotundata isolate GNS110a unplaced genomic scaffold, iyMegRotu1 scaffold0057, whole genome shotgun sequence carries:
- the LOC105664063 gene encoding uncharacterized protein LOC105664063 — protein: MANLNDLLAKQSQLMGPIARALPNFKKLGTANMSLAVTRRRYEALKDNFAKCQQLDAEIWAQADEKARNTQPYFTEGQFLECEERFNEAADFMVEVLEKAVRADAAYSAQTPVNPPERNPCAYVGSVNPQPRYNTQSLLRSPPRKIIIPRSQPLRALNEWPHITSLNLADNDPFSPDPVDILIGADLYGMLFLNGVRKGAINQPSAQNTALGWIISGPVTPSSISSHVHLHDTTIEQTLDADLRRSWQIEELPEQAILSPEEQLCESHFQTTHSRTPEGRYMVRLPFKTDSVVDLGASKPVATSRLLLLERRLLRDPAQSTAYRQFLAEYLELHHMEPAAPIKNPNSGHYYIPHHAVVKRDSDTTPLRVVFNASCATSTGKSLNDCLLIGPKLQNDLPSVLLRWRHFQYVYTADSAKMYRQILLDPRDRDYKRILWRSTFSDPISEFRLCTVTYGTSPTAYLAQRVIKQLVEDEGSPFPLAIPVLNNQSYVDDFLFGAEDQQLAIQTRDEVVALLNKGGFHLRKWASNCSSLLEGIERSGHGLACEKSIDADEHLKILGVSWHPGTDTVKFQVNMPTTCATTKRGILSVIARLFDPLGLVTPVTITAKIMMQNLWLLQCDWDETVPSTLLREWQRYYDALHTLRNISIPRWNYQNSRSLQYSLHGFADASNHAYAAVVYSRVINPNGSVSMTLLMAKAKVAPVKTVSIPRLELLAAYLLSRLMVVIRSALQFDNIPCHCWTDSTIVLSWLRQQPSQWQTFVANRVSKIQNALPDVTWLHVPTRENPADCASRALSASELQNHSRHVRPAERLAFTRNPARQNYHPSSHSA